Below is a window of Paenibacillus bovis DNA.
ATACCGGGGTAACGATTGGGGATGAACTGCTGCAGCAGGTACTCAGTCATACCGCCGATAACCAGATGAAAAATATCGTAGCGACTATCCAAAAAGAACAAAATAGCGTTATTCGCAATGACCGCAGCCGTATGCTGATTGTACAGGGAGCAGCAGGCAGTGGTAAAACTTCGGCAGCCCTGCAGCGTGTCGCCTATCTGCTGTATCGCTATCGCGAAAGTCTGCGCGCCGATCAGATGGTTCTGTTTTCCCCGAACTCGATGTTTAACAGCTATGTCTCGACCGTTCTGCCGGAGTTGGGTGAAGAAAATATGCTGCAGACTACGTTTCAGGCGTATCTGGAAGTTCGGATCGGACATGAATTTGATCTGGAAGATATTTTCTCGCAGATGGAATATTTGCTGGCCTGGTCGGAGGATGACGGACATCCAGTCCGTGTGCAGGGAATCCGCTACAAATCATCCGCCGAATATTTTAAGGCGATCCGTCGCTATGCTGATTTGCTGCTGCATGAAGGCATGAGCTTCCGCGCGGTTCGTTTCCAGGGACGCGAGATTGTATCCAGGCAGCAGATGCTGGATCAGTTCTACAGCTACGATCCGGCTGTAAAGCTGGGCAATCGTATTGAACTGCTGCGCGAATGGCTGCTCAAGGAAGTGAATGATTTTGGCCGCCGCGAGCGCAAGGAACCATGGGTGGAGGAGCAGATTCAGACGCTGAGTACCGATGATTATCACCGGGCCTACACGATGATGCGCCGCAAGCAGAAGAACAAATCCGTTTCCTTTGATGATTTCCAGCTGGAAGCGGAAATGGCTGCACGCATGGTTGTGAATAACTGGCTCAAGCCGCTGCGCAAATGGGTCAAACGGCTGCGCTTTATCGATCTGAGTGGTCTGTATCGCCGTTTGTTTACCGATGAACAGCTGTTTACCCGGGTTAATGGCGATACGCTGCCAGCAGGCTGGCATGAATTCGGTCCGCAGACTGTCAGCCGTATGCAAAAGGGTGAATTGGCCTACGAAGATGCTACACCGTATCTGTATCTCAAAGAGCATCTGCAGGGGTTCCGCTCGAATACATCGATCAAGCATATGATTGTGGATGAAGTGCAGGATTATTCCCCGTTCCAACTGGAATTTATGAAGCGTCTGTTCCCGAGAGCACGTATGACTGCACTGGGCGATCTGAATCAGGCGATCTACAGTCATAACTCGGTCTTCGATGAAGAAGAACCACTGCTGGAGCTGTATGGCAAAGAGAACACCGAGCTAATCCGTCTCACTCGCAGCTACCGTTCCACTTACGAGATTGTTGATTTTACGCGCCAAATGATTCCGGGCGGCGAACATATTGTTCCTTTCAATCGCCGTGGGGACAAGCCTGTTGTATCGCTGTATAATGATCGCGAAGAAATGCATCAGGAAATTGTGCGCAATATTCATCATTTGCAGCAGCAGGGTTATCAGTATACTGCGATTATCTGCAAAACCGAGAGCGAATGTACAGAAGCCTATGAAGCACTCAAGGATCAGATTACAATGCGTAAAATGACCAAAAACACGCCGATATTCGAAAAAGGTACGATCATTATTCCTGCCTATCTGGCCAAAGGCGTAGAATTCGATGCCGTTATCCTGTACGATGCTTCCCGTGATCGTTATAACCGTGAAGCCGAGCGCAAGCTGTTCTATACGGCCTGCACACGGGCCATGCATCTGCTGTATCTGTATGCGATCGAGGAGCCTACACCGCTGATTCAAGATGTAAATCCAGAAAGCTATGTATTGCAGGATTATCGCGACTGACCTGGAGCGTGCAGATCTATGCGCTGTATAAGCAGCATTGTATTTATAATGCAGATCGATAGCTACTAATGATACACGATTATAAAAGGGAGAAGGATGATTATTCATCGTTCTCCCTTTTGCATAATATTATGATATTGTACAGGATAATCCCTGCTTATATCGATAGCAACGATCCCAAAGTATGTATAGCAAGCATAATAGATCTGCAGATTCGTTAACAGCTAAATGCAATAGACAAAAAGAAATTCGTAAAAAAGCAGGGATAGAAAAAGAAAGGAACCTATTCATATGAACCAAAGACAGCGTAAGAAAATTATCCTGCAGCAGTGGATTATTGTCGAACGTATAGAGATGGACGAAGAACGGTATACACTATACGCAATAGATTTTCAGCGTCAAGGGAGATACAGCTGGTCCTGCTGGCGCAGCCAAGAAGAAATGCTGCAATTCAGAATTCCTGTCCGCTGCAAAACAGGAGGGACCCGCATCCATTATCAACCTTGCGCCAAAATCGCCAGCAAAGCCATCTGGCTGGCTCTCGATGAAGAACAGTACGAACAGCTGGAACAGCTATTTTATCAACCTCTGTCACGTAACCGCTGGCAAGCTTTTTTGCAGCATTTGAATAAGGTTCTGCCCAAGAGCCCGAGCGAATAGCTGTTGATCAATAGCATGATTTAGCTGTTCACATCCATCAGCTCTGTAATCAGTGCAGGAGTAGCTGCAGTCACCTGCTTGCGATAGCGGGAAGGGGTGCATCCGCGATGTTGTTTGAATACCGATATGAAATAGCTAAGGCTGTCGAAACCTACTTCAAGCGAGATATCTACAATCTTGCGATCGGTAGTCTCTAGCAATCGGCATGCCTGCTGGGTACGATAGCGATTAATATAGTCGACCGGACTTTTCTGGGTCAGACTTTTGAAAAAGCGGCAGAAATGCCCTTCGCTCATATTAATCAGCTCTGCCAGATCGCGAAGCCGCAGCGGCTGCTGATATTGCTGGTGAATATGTCCTAATACCAGCTTGAGGCGCTCCATTTTGTCGCTGGCTGCTGTAAAAGGAACCGGCTGATGATCCATATGCTCCATCATTAGCGAGATCATCAGATACAGATACGCTTTGGTTTTTAATTCAAAAGCAGTAGTCCGTGTTTCATTCATACGAATAATCTGCTGCAGCAGTGTCAGAAGCTCTGTCTGCCATTCCTGATCGTGGGTTAGATGAACAGGCGGCTGGATTTTCCGGCCGAGCAGCGGGTCCAAATAGCTGGCCTGTACCGTATCATAGGATGGGCTGTTAAGCAGCGACATGCCAAATACTGTTGCCGCGAAGCTGCAGGATTCCTCACCAATCTGATAAGCGGTATGAATCTCGCCGCTGTTGACGAATACAGCCTCGCCTGCTTGGACTTCATAAGCCTGTGTGCCAATCTGGAACATGGCTCTGCCGCCAGTGACGAGTATAAACTCTGGCTCCTCATGCCAGTGACATTCCAGAATCGTCTCTTCTTGCAGATCATCCATAAAATACACACTTACCGGATACATGCGGCTGCCATGAATCCGGTTTTCTTTTAACTTATCCCGGATCGGTTCAAAGCTGTTCAATTGATCTGCCTCCTGACTTCGTCTGTTTCTGTATTTATATTTATGTCCAGGTGTGTGTCTATAGTTAGGTGAAGTTCTGTTTTTGTAATTACATCAGTTTTGGCATCTTATCCATATCTGTCTGTTGTGAACCTGAATAGGCGAAACAGGATTTCAAGTGGTATACAGATGGGATATCAAAATCCTGCTACTATTCATCAAAATAAAAGAAGAAAAGCGCTTTCTTAATCAATATTATTATACATAGATCAAGATTACACAAGTGTTCATCAGATAGGGATGACTAAATACAGGTTTTGATGGAGGGAATTATTCATGAAATTCACAGATGGTTACTGGCAAATCCGTAAAGGCTACCATATGCAGCATCCTGTCGATATCCGTGATATTGTACGCAAGGATAACGAAGTTACTCTGTATGCAGCAACCAAACGCATCGAACGCAAGGGGGATACCCTGAATGGCGCACTGATCAAAGCTACGCTGAGCTCGCCTATCCCCAATGTAATCAAAGTAACGTTCAATCACCATAAAGGCGGTCTGAATCTGGCACCACAGTTCGAACTGGCCCAGCAGGATCATAATCTGGTCATTCAGGACGACGAGCAGGCACTGACTTTGAAGAGCGGAGAACTGAAAGCTACCGTTACCAAAAATACAGGCTGGAATATCAGCTTTGATTATAATGAGCGTCATCTGACCGGCAGTGTACATAAAGGACCGGGTTATATCAATGGACCGGAAGACAGTATCTTTTTCCGTGAGCAGTTGGAGCTGGGTGTAGGCGAGTATATTTACGGACTTGGTGAGCGCTTTACTCCCTTTGTGAAAAATGGACAGACCGTGGATATCTGGAACGAGGATGGCGGTACGAGCAGTGAGCAAGCGTACAAAAATATTCCGTTCTATCTGTCGAGTAAAGGTTACGGTGTATTCGTAAATCATCCGGAAAAAGTATCCTACGAGATCGCTTCCGAGAATGTATCCAAAGTACAGTTCAGTGTAGAAGGCGAGACGCTGGAGTATTTTATTATCGGCGGCAGCAATCCTAAGGAAGTACTGGATAACTATACGACGCTGACCGGCAAACCGGCACTGCCTCCGGCATGGACATTCGGTCTGTGGCTGACGACTTCCTTTACGACCGATTATGATGAAGCGACTGTGAATCATTTTGTAGATGGTATGGCCGAGCGGGATCTTCCATTATCTGTTTTTCATTTTGACTGCTTCTGGATGCGTGAGTACCAGTGGTGTGATTTCAAATGGGATGAGCGCATGTTCCCCGATCCGGAAGGCATGCTAAAACGCCTCAAAGACAAAGGTCTCAAAATCTGCGCCTGGATCAATCCGTATATTGCCGAGAAATCCTATCTGTTCGATGAAGGTATGGAGAATGGCTATCTGGTCAAACGCAAAGATGGCAGCGTATGGCAGTGGGATCTGTGGCAGGCAGGCATGGGGCTGGTGGACTTTACCAACCCGGCAGCAGTGGACTGGTACAAAAGCAAGCTGAAAGTGCTGGTTGATCAAGGCGTGGATTCTTTTAAAACCGACTTTGGCGAGCGGATTCCGACCGATGTTGTCTATTACGATGGGTCTGATCCGGTGAAAATGCATAACTACTATACATTCTTGTATAACAAGGTGGTATTCGAACTGCTCGAAGAAAGCCTGGGTAAAAATGAAGCTGCACTGTTCGCTCGCTCGGCAACAGTAGGCGGACAACAATTCCCTGTTCACTGGGGTGGAGACTGTTCGTCCACATTCGAATCGATGGCAGAATCGCTGCGTGGTGGTCTGTCCCTCGGCGTGTCGGGATTTGGATTCTGGAGTCATGATATCTCCGGATTCGAAATGACCGCAGCACCTGCTGTCTACAAACGCTGGGTACAATTCGGTATGCTGTCTTCCCACAGTCGTCTGCATGGTAATGAATCCTATCGTGTGCCATGGCTGTTCGATGAGGAATCGGTCGATGTGCTGCGCAAATTTACCAAGCTAAAATGCCGTCTGATGCCGTATCTGTTCGATGCAGCGGTTACTGCTTCGGAACAGGGGACACCAATGATGCGTCCGATGGTACTGGATTATTATCAGGACCCTGCGACTCACATGCTAGATCGTCAGTACATGTTCGGTGATTCCCTGCTGGTCGCTCCGATCTTCAACGCTGAAGGTGCTGCATCCTACTATGTACCGGAAGGGCAATGGACCAATCTGCTGACTGGCGCTGTTGTGCAGGGCGGACGCTGGTACAATGAGACCTACGATTATATGAATATGCCGGTACTGGTGAAGCCGGGCAGCATTATTGCTATGGGCCTGGAAGACAGCAAGCCGGACTATGATTATACCGATGGTGTGGAACTGCATGTCTATGGACTGGAAGAAGGACAGAGCTCTGCGATTCGTCTGGTACGGATCAATGGAGAGCATGCTGCCGACGTTACAGCAGTTCGCCAGAATGGCACTATCGAAGTATCGGCTTCAGGTACATTGACCAACTGGTCTGTCGTACTGCACGGCATCGAGAATGCTGCTTCTGTACAGGGTGCATCCCAAGCTGCAGGCGAACAAGGCCCAGTCTTCAAAGCAGAAAGCGACAAAATCACGATCACACTGTAAATAAAGATAATAATCGCATAATGAATGCAGTAGTACATACTGCAGGATAGCAATAATACGATAGATCCCTAATAAGTAGTGAACCGACGGCTGTGGAGTATGTAACCTCTACAGCCGTTTTTTGATATCCATATATTCCAACGCAGTAGACTCAACATCTTATTTGGTAATATTTGAAATGAAAGAACATTCGTTCTATAATGATGACAGCATTATGAAATATAGACATACTACGTTATTTACATAATTTTCATCGGTCATAATGCCAGTTTATACACAAAGGAGAGTATAATGAGACTGCAAAAAATCCAAAGTACACGTACAAATAACTTCAAAGACGAACAAATGCTGGAGAAAATTCAGGGAGTATGGCAGGAGTCACAGCCGCATCTGACACAGCAGGGAGCGGTATATGGTGTCTACCATGAATATGAGAGCGATTATAAAGGGGATTACTCTTTGACGATCGCCATAGAGACTGCTCATGAAGATACTAATAATCTGGAAATATCCGCCTCAGCAGTGTATCAGGTATTTCCGGTAGATGCAGCGGATGAACAGGGCGTGATCAAAGCGTGGAAAAAGATCTGGCAGCTGGAGGAAGAAGGCAGTCTGCAGCGCGCGTATACGCTGGATTATGAGAAATACGATACCGATGGTACCAAAGCTATTCATATTGCCTTAAAATAACGAGCTGTTCTATTCCTATTATGTATAAAAAACACTCCTAACCGTATGGTAGGAGTGTTTTTTGAAATTCACTATTTGCCTATTTTATGTTGTATCCAGTATTGCCGGATATATCTTTTATAAAGGATACAAAATACATTACTTAATCTTGATATGCACACTCTGACTCTGGGCAGGCGTACCTTTTGCTTTTACCATATACAGAATACCCACAACGATATAAAGCACGATAAACAAAGCGGAGAATCGGTACATGGAGGTGTAGCTGGTCATACTGGCTACCGTACCCAGAATCATGGCTCCTAGTGCTACCCCGAGATCCAGGGAATTCAGGAACATGCCGTTAGCCATTCCGCGCTGATGCGGACTAACGACCTGAATCATCCAGGTCTGCATCGTTGGCTGCAGGGCGCCCCAGCCTATACCATAGCAGAGTGCTGCGCCGAATAGTCCAAGGGTAGAGTGGGCAAAGGATAATAACACCAGTCCCAGAATCAGCATAATCGCGCCCGGAACGACCAGTGCTTTCGGTCCTTTGCTATCATAGATTTTACCGGAGAAGGGACGAACAAGAATAACCGCCAGCGCATTAAACAGGAAAAA
It encodes the following:
- a CDS encoding GyrI-like domain-containing protein: MRLQKIQSTRTNNFKDEQMLEKIQGVWQESQPHLTQQGAVYGVYHEYESDYKGDYSLTIAIETAHEDTNNLEISASAVYQVFPVDAADEQGVIKAWKKIWQLEEEGSLQRAYTLDYEKYDTDGTKAIHIALK
- a CDS encoding helix-turn-helix transcriptional regulator, whose amino-acid sequence is MNSFEPIRDKLKENRIHGSRMYPVSVYFMDDLQEETILECHWHEEPEFILVTGGRAMFQIGTQAYEVQAGEAVFVNSGEIHTAYQIGEESCSFAATVFGMSLLNSPSYDTVQASYLDPLLGRKIQPPVHLTHDQEWQTELLTLLQQIIRMNETRTTAFELKTKAYLYLMISLMMEHMDHQPVPFTAASDKMERLKLVLGHIHQQYQQPLRLRDLAELINMSEGHFCRFFKSLTQKSPVDYINRYRTQQACRLLETTDRKIVDISLEVGFDSLSYFISVFKQHRGCTPSRYRKQVTAATPALITELMDVNS
- the helD gene encoding RNA polymerase recycling motor HelD — encoded protein: MAIEDQDWQAEQDRVNDVTAKINSKIRVLEQQVGESRGDVVGMRKDFWDEVSINFSEQDDVGETSTSLRQQSQVLSELELSHRRSSLTLDKLRRLSSSPYFGRIDFKEKDGGPTDRIYLGIGSFLDENEEDFLIYDWRAPVSSLYYDGAPGPASYRTPVGSIEGDMELKRQFVIRDANIKVLFDTGVTIGDELLQQVLSHTADNQMKNIVATIQKEQNSVIRNDRSRMLIVQGAAGSGKTSAALQRVAYLLYRYRESLRADQMVLFSPNSMFNSYVSTVLPELGEENMLQTTFQAYLEVRIGHEFDLEDIFSQMEYLLAWSEDDGHPVRVQGIRYKSSAEYFKAIRRYADLLLHEGMSFRAVRFQGREIVSRQQMLDQFYSYDPAVKLGNRIELLREWLLKEVNDFGRRERKEPWVEEQIQTLSTDDYHRAYTMMRRKQKNKSVSFDDFQLEAEMAARMVVNNWLKPLRKWVKRLRFIDLSGLYRRLFTDEQLFTRVNGDTLPAGWHEFGPQTVSRMQKGELAYEDATPYLYLKEHLQGFRSNTSIKHMIVDEVQDYSPFQLEFMKRLFPRARMTALGDLNQAIYSHNSVFDEEEPLLELYGKENTELIRLTRSYRSTYEIVDFTRQMIPGGEHIVPFNRRGDKPVVSLYNDREEMHQEIVRNIHHLQQQGYQYTAIICKTESECTEAYEALKDQITMRKMTKNTPIFEKGTIIIPAYLAKGVEFDAVILYDASRDRYNREAERKLFYTACTRAMHLLYLYAIEEPTPLIQDVNPESYVLQDYRD
- the yicI gene encoding alpha-xylosidase codes for the protein MKFTDGYWQIRKGYHMQHPVDIRDIVRKDNEVTLYAATKRIERKGDTLNGALIKATLSSPIPNVIKVTFNHHKGGLNLAPQFELAQQDHNLVIQDDEQALTLKSGELKATVTKNTGWNISFDYNERHLTGSVHKGPGYINGPEDSIFFREQLELGVGEYIYGLGERFTPFVKNGQTVDIWNEDGGTSSEQAYKNIPFYLSSKGYGVFVNHPEKVSYEIASENVSKVQFSVEGETLEYFIIGGSNPKEVLDNYTTLTGKPALPPAWTFGLWLTTSFTTDYDEATVNHFVDGMAERDLPLSVFHFDCFWMREYQWCDFKWDERMFPDPEGMLKRLKDKGLKICAWINPYIAEKSYLFDEGMENGYLVKRKDGSVWQWDLWQAGMGLVDFTNPAAVDWYKSKLKVLVDQGVDSFKTDFGERIPTDVVYYDGSDPVKMHNYYTFLYNKVVFELLEESLGKNEAALFARSATVGGQQFPVHWGGDCSSTFESMAESLRGGLSLGVSGFGFWSHDISGFEMTAAPAVYKRWVQFGMLSSHSRLHGNESYRVPWLFDEESVDVLRKFTKLKCRLMPYLFDAAVTASEQGTPMMRPMVLDYYQDPATHMLDRQYMFGDSLLVAPIFNAEGAASYYVPEGQWTNLLTGAVVQGGRWYNETYDYMNMPVLVKPGSIIAMGLEDSKPDYDYTDGVELHVYGLEEGQSSAIRLVRINGEHAADVTAVRQNGTIEVSASGTLTNWSVVLHGIENAASVQGASQAAGEQGPVFKAESDKITITL